Genomic segment of Flavobacteriales bacterium:
ATTACACCATTCACATGACTTCCAATGGCCAAATTGTGCCTATTGGTATAAACATCAAATTTTTTGGTTAGGTAGGCCAACCCCGTGCTAAACCGCATTCTCAAATTACTTTTTGTTCTGTTTGTTAGCGAGGTTTCAAATCCGGGCATGGCTGCAAAGGCTTTTCCGGTGAGCTCGGGTCGGCCCAAATCCATATATAAAAAACCCATGCAAATTTTGGGTTTGTTATAAACCGACGCCCACGGTTGTACAGATTGTTGTTTTGAAATTTGCAGTTGAAACCCATGTATGTGAGCTTCTAGATTTTGAGCATCCACGCGATGAGCCACCAAAAACCCCGGATAATAATTCATGCCAACGGCCATTTTGGGTAGCTCCTGAGCAATTGCCAATACTGATTGGCATACCAACAAAAACAAAAAAACTACCGATCTCGACATTATCATTAACAATTTCAAAAGTATGATTTTGAAACACAAATGCCGAAAAAACTTCACAATTCAAAAAATGTAAACCAGCGGGTTTCAAAAAGATAAATCAAGTGTGAAAGGCCAAAATCAATTCCAAAAGTGGATGCCGGAGAGGGTTAAAATGGGAAATTAAATTTTTTTTTATTTTTTTTTTGCTAAGGGTGGAGTTTAGTTGCCAAAATTATTTGTAGAAATGATGTGCATTTGCGGCTGAGATATTAGTGTTTATCGTGGTTTGGCAAGATATTTGATATGCGAGGAGCGAATGAATTTTGACAAAAAGCATCAAACAAAATGCTACCTTTGCCAATTCTTTTTTGTAGTAGCATTAAAAGCAAAGTTATTTAAAGCACATGAGACAGCTTAAAATCAGCAAACAGTTTACCAACCGTGAAAACAAATCTTTAGACAAATATCTGAACGAAATCAGCAAAGTGCCGATGATTGATGCCCAAGAGGAGGTTGTGTTGGCACAACGAATCAGGGAAGGAGACCAAGCCGCACTTGAAAAGTTGGTCAACGCCAACTTGCGTTTTGTGGTTTCTGTGTCAAAACAGTATCAAAATCAAGGACTTACGCTTGGCGATTTGATTAACGAAGGAAACCTGGGTTTGATAAAAGCTGCCAAACGATTTGATGAAACCCGTGGTTTCAAATTCATTTCGTATGCTGTTTGGTGGATTCGTCAAAGCATTTTGCAGGCTTTGGCTGACCAATCGCGTATTGTACGTTTGCCATTAAACAAAGTAGGTTCTATTGGTCGTATCTCTGCTGCCGCTGCCAAGTTGGAGCAAGAGCATGAGCGTGAACCAACGCCTGAAGAAATTGCAAAAGAACTGGATATTCCGGTTACCGAGGTTGAAAATGCCTTCCGAACCTCCGGCCGACATTTGAGTATTGACGCACCTTTAACCGAGGGTGAAGACAATACATTGTTGGGTGTTTTGGATAACAACGATGAGCCGGATCCGGATAATCCGTTGTTGAACGAATCATTGCAAAAGGAAATAAACCGTGTTATTTCTACGCTTTCAGAAAAAGAAAGAGACGTATTGAAATATTATTACGGTCTTGATGGGGGGCCTGCACACACATTGGAAGATATTTCTGAGAAAGTGGGATTAACCCGCGAGCGTGTTCGTCAAATAAAAGAAAAAGCCTTACGACGACTTCGCAAATCATCAAAAAGCAAAATTCTTAAAACCTATTTGGGATAAGAAGTTGAAGATACCAAAAAAGAAGGCGGAGCATTTGTTCCGCCTTTTTTTTGATTTATTTCTGTTGATGGTTAAATTCGTCCCAAACAAAGTCCAATAGTCAATAAAAATTTTCGTATGAAATTTACCAAAAACATAAATTTATCATTCTTAATCAGTCTGGCTGCTTCATTGTTCTTTGCGTCGTGTAGTAGAAAACCTGCAGGGCTTTCGCCCATTCCAAAAGATGCCAATTTTGTGATGGTGGTTGATGCCAAAAGCATGCACAAAAAAGGCGAATTGGGCGAATTTGTTAATTCGAAGGTGTATAAATGGCTTCGTCAGGAGTTTAGAAAAAACAACAAAAAGTTGAGCGAAATTTTGGAAGAAGCCATTGAGGATCCCAAAAAATGTGGCATTGATTTGAGGGATGAAATTTTTGTGTATGTACTCAACGAAACAAAAAGCAAAAGCTACACCTGCGTTTCACTTTCTATGAGAGATAAGGAAACTTTTGAGGATTTTTTCGAGAATATTTTAGACAATACCAAAGTGCGAAACTACGATGATTGGGAAGATAGAGGCGGTTTAAAACCATTGCATTATACCATGGATAATCAGGAAGATTATGATTATTTCATCATTGGCAATAATGAAATGGCCGTTGGCTATGACGATGATAAGATTGTGGCTGTGATTCCAAATGGTTTTCGAACCAAAGATTTGGATGTGATGGTGGAAGATGCCATGACAAATACGAAGGATAATGGCATGATGGCGAACAAAGATTTTGAGGAGTTTATTGACGAACATGGCGATATAAGTGTGTGGTTTAACACCAGTTTGATAGACGAGAATATATCCAACTATGAAAGAAAAAACATAAAAGTGAACTTGGCGGATAATTTGGTAATGCTTCACACAAACTTTAACGATGGCGAAATTGCCGTTACAACCCATTACAAACCAAATGAAGAAATGTCCGAGTTGTTAGAGAAGCACAAATATTGGGACCATGCGTTTAACAGCGATTTGCTGGATTTGCTGCCCGAAAAATCATTCGGGTTGGGTAGTTTTTCTATCAACATGGAAGATTATTATCATCTGTTAGAAAAGCAAATGGACGTAAAGGACATTGAAGATGGCCAAATTGATATTCAGGAAATTATGACTGCCTTTGGTGGTAGTTTTCTATTTAGCATGTATGATTTTGACGATTTAGAATATGCTGATTATGATTATGAATACGGCCTATGGAGCGAGGAAGAATTAAGTGGGGAAATGGAGATGGAAGATGCGGAAGAAGTGGAGGAGTATGACATAGAAGAGGAATTGCTCCGAGGTACGAAATGGCAGAATTCTGATGAGTTTTATGTTATTCCTGTTCAGGAAAATCCAGGTGAGAGGTTGAGGAAATTATTGGAGGATAGAGAGATGAACGATTTTAACTTTAAAGTACCTCCACGAAGTCAAAATGGAAAAAGGTATGGCTACAAAAAAGTGAAAAAAATCAAAAAAACCCTGATGCCCTATATGGCTTTAGCCTTTGATATTGCCGATGAAAAAGTATTTGAGGACTGGATTGAAAAAATGGAAAAGAAAGTGGAGAAGAGGGATGGGTATTATAAATATTCATTGTTTGAGAAATACGCCATTTATTTTGCCATAAAGGATAAAAAATGCCTGATAACCAATGACGACAAAGTCATCAAAAAATTTGAAGGCGAAAAACAGTTTGACAAAACCTTGGCCGATGGTGATTTTAAAGATGAGCTGACCAAAAGTATAGCTTTCGGGT
This window contains:
- a CDS encoding RNA polymerase sigma factor RpoD/SigA, with translation MRQLKISKQFTNRENKSLDKYLNEISKVPMIDAQEEVVLAQRIREGDQAALEKLVNANLRFVVSVSKQYQNQGLTLGDLINEGNLGLIKAAKRFDETRGFKFISYAVWWIRQSILQALADQSRIVRLPLNKVGSIGRISAAAAKLEQEHEREPTPEEIAKELDIPVTEVENAFRTSGRHLSIDAPLTEGEDNTLLGVLDNNDEPDPDNPLLNESLQKEINRVISTLSEKERDVLKYYYGLDGGPAHTLEDISEKVGLTRERVRQIKEKALRRLRKSSKSKILKTYLG
- a CDS encoding DUF4836 family protein; translation: MKFTKNINLSFLISLAASLFFASCSRKPAGLSPIPKDANFVMVVDAKSMHKKGELGEFVNSKVYKWLRQEFRKNNKKLSEILEEAIEDPKKCGIDLRDEIFVYVLNETKSKSYTCVSLSMRDKETFEDFFENILDNTKVRNYDDWEDRGGLKPLHYTMDNQEDYDYFIIGNNEMAVGYDDDKIVAVIPNGFRTKDLDVMVEDAMTNTKDNGMMANKDFEEFIDEHGDISVWFNTSLIDENISNYERKNIKVNLADNLVMLHTNFNDGEIAVTTHYKPNEEMSELLEKHKYWDHAFNSDLLDLLPEKSFGLGSFSINMEDYYHLLEKQMDVKDIEDGQIDIQEIMTAFGGSFLFSMYDFDDLEYADYDYEYGLWSEEELSGEMEMEDAEEVEEYDIEEELLRGTKWQNSDEFYVIPVQENPGERLRKLLEDREMNDFNFKVPPRSQNGKRYGYKKVKKIKKTLMPYMALAFDIADEKVFEDWIEKMEKKVEKRDGYYKYSLFEKYAIYFAIKDKKCLITNDDKVIKKFEGEKQFDKTLADGDFKDELTKSIAFGYFNLNVSKYPREVRNRIEKDMDAQEETMLDIWSDVVEGIQFKSTKMSEAEFKFLLNDKKQNSIKTLLNATNDNWNKFVDR